One segment of Castanea sativa cultivar Marrone di Chiusa Pesio chromosome 3, ASM4071231v1 DNA contains the following:
- the LOC142628031 gene encoding uncharacterized protein LOC142628031 codes for MMPPELQPRSFRPYISSSISAPSFSSSSSSSFNNGNGSSPPYSNPNQRFPTTSSSRSLKNSRFSATSFAYNARIAIALIPCAAFLLDLGGTAVLATLTVGLMVSYILDSLNLKPAAFFSVWLSLLFSQIAFFFSASTSLRQSFNSLPLTLLSAFLCAQSNFLIGVWSSLQFKWIQIENPSIVLALERLLFASVPFAAASLFTWATVSALGMSNAAYYLMAFNCVFYWLYSIPRISSFASKSDAKYHGGQVPDDNLILGPLESCFHTLNLLFFPLVFHIASHYSLIFSSPAAIADLFLLFFIPFLFQLYASTRGALWWITKNPNQLHSIRVVNGAVALVVVVICLEFRVVFHSFGRYIHVPAPLSYLLVTVTMLGGASGAAAYAVGMISDAFSSVAFTTLAVIVSAAGAIVIGFPILFLPLPSVAGFYLARFFTNRSLPSYFGFVVLGSLMVTWFVMHNFWDLNIWLAGMSLKSFCKFIVANVVLAMAVPGLAILPSKFHFLIEGSLIGHALLLCYIEDRFFNYSSIYYYGFEDDVMYPSYMVIVTTFVGLALVRRLSVDHRIGPKAAWILTCLYSSKLAMLLITSKSVVWMAAVLLLAISPPVLLYKDKSRTASKMKPWQGYVHAAVVALSVWFCRETIFEALQWWNGRSPSDGLLLGFCILSMGLACIPIVALHFSHVQSAKRCLVLVVATGLLFILMQPPIPLSLTYRSDLIKAARQSADDISIYGFMATKPTWPSWLLILAILLTLAAVTSIIPIKYMVELRAFYSIAMGIALGVFISAEYFLQAAVLHALIVVTMVCASVFVVFTHFPSASSTKVLPWVFALLVALFPVTYLLEGQVRIKNILGDGGFGDMGEEEKKLTTLLAVEGARTSLLGLYAAIFMLIALEIKFELASLIREKALERGGVRHNQSGQSSSSTFPPRMRFMQQRRSSTVASFTIKRMAAEGAWMPAVGNVATVMCFAICLILNVNLTGGSNRAIFFLAPILLLLNQDSDFVAGFGDKQRYFPVTVVISAYLVVTALYSIWEDVWHGNAGWGLQIGGPDWLFAVKNLALLVLTFPSHILFNRFVWSYKKQSDWMALITLPLNLPSVIITDVLKIRILGLLGIIYSLAQTLISRQQFISGLKYI; via the exons ATGATGCCGCCGGAGCTCCAACCCCGCTCCTTCCGCCCTTACATCTCCTCCTCCATTAGCGCTCCttctttctcctcctcctcctcctcctccttcaacAATGGAAATGGCTCCTCTCCCCCGTACTCTAACCCTAATCAAAGATTCCCCACCACCTCCTCTTCCAGATCGCTCAAAAACTCTCGATTCTCAGCAACATCCTTCGCCTACAACGCTCGAATCGCCATCGCCCTCATCCCCTGCGCCGCCTTCCTCCTCGACCTCGGCGGAACCGCCGTGCTCGCCACCCTGACCGTGGGCCTCATGGTCTCCTACATCCTCGATTCCCTCAACTTGAAACCCGCCGCCTTCTTCTCCGTCTGGCTCTCCCTCCTCTTCTCTCAAATCGCCTTCTTCTTCTCCGCCTCCACCTCCCTCCGCCAATCCTTcaactctctccctctcactctcCTCTCCGCCTTCCTCTGCGCCCAATCCAACTTCTTGATCGGAGTCTGGTCTTCTCTCCAATTCAAATGGATCCAAATCGAAAACCCTTCCATCGTCCTCGCCCTCGAACGCCTCTTATTCGCTTCCGTCCCCTTCGCCGCCGCCTCTCTCTTCACCTGGGCCACTGTCTCCGCCCTCGGCATGTCCAATGCCGCTTACTATCTCATGGCCTTCAATTGCGTCTTCTATTGGCTCTACTCCATTCCTCGAATCTCCTCCTTCGCCTCCAAGAGCGACGCCAAATACCACGGCGGCCAGGTTCCCGATGATAACTTAATCCTCGGCCCCCTCGAAAGCTGCTTCCACACTCTAAATctcctcttctttcctctcGTCTTCCACATTGCCTCTCActactctctcattttctcctcCCCCGCCGCCATCGCCGACTTATTTCTCCTCTTCTTTATCCCCTTCTTGTTCCAGCTCTATGCCTCCACCAGGGGCGCGCTCTGGTGGATCACCAAGAATCCTAACCAGCTGCATAGTATCCGCGTCGTCAATGGCGCCGTTGCTTTGGTTGTTGTCGTCATTTGTTTGGAGTTTAGGGTTGTTTTCCATTCCTTTGGGCGGTACATTCACGTGCCAGCCCCCTTGAGTTACCTTCTTGTCACTGTTACCATGCTTGGAGGTGCTTCCGGAGCTGCTGCTTATGCTGTGGGAATGATTTCCGATGCTTTTAGCTCGGTCGCTTTCACCACATTGGCTGTGATAGTCAGTGCTGCCGGTGCAATTGTTATCGGATTTCCTATTTTG TTCCTCCCGCTGCCTTCTGTTGCTGGATTCTATTTGGCTCGATTTTTCACTAATAGGAGCCTGCCATCATATTTCGGCTTTGTTGTGCTTGGTAGCTTGATGGTTACATGGTTTGTGATGCATAATTTCTGGGACCTTAATATTTGGTTGGCAGGCATGTCCCTGAAATCCTTTTGTAAGTTCATAGTTGCAAACGTTGTCCTGGCCATGGCTGTTCCTGGTCTAGCTATTCTAccctcaaaatttcattttttgattgAGGGTTCTTTAATCGGCCATGCATTGCTACTATGTTACATTGAGGATCGATTTTTCAATTACTCTAGCATTTACTATTATGGATTTGAGGATGACGTGATGTATCCAAGCTACATGGTTATTGTAACTACTTTTGTGGGTTTGGCTTTGGTGAGAAGACTATCTGTGGATCATCGAATTGGACCAAAGGCAGCTTGGATTTTGACTTGCCTCTATTCTTCAAAGCTAGCAATGCTGTTGATTACATCAAAATCCGTTGTATGGATGGCAGCCGTTCTTTTATTGGCCATTTCTCCCCCGGTGCTTCTATACAA GGATAAATCAAGAACAGCCTCAAAGATGAAACCTTGGCAAGGTTATGTTCATGCTGCTGTGGTTGCTTTATCTGTATGGTTTTGCCGAGAAACAATTTTTGAAGCCCTCCAATGGTGGAACGGGAGATCTCCATCTGATGGTTTACTACTTGGATTTTGTATTCTCTCTATGGGATTGGCTTGTATACCCATAGTAGCACTCCACTTCTCTCATGTACAG TCTGCTAAGAGATGCCTAGTTTTGGTGGTGGCAACGGGTCTTCTGTTTATCCTAATGCAACCACCAATCCCATTGTCATTGACTTACCGGTCTGACCTTATCAAAGCTGCTCGCCAATCTGCTGATGACATCTCCATCTATGGATTCATGGCCACAAAGCCTACATGGCCATCTTGGCTGCTTATTTTGGCAATTCTGCTTACTCTAGCGGCTGTGACATCCATCATCCCAATCAAGTACATGGTTGAGTTGAGAGCATTTTACTCCATAGCCATGGGGATTGCTCTGGGTGTCTTCATATCAGCTGAGTACTTTCTTCAGGCTGCTGTCCTGCATGCCCTCATTGTTGTAACTATGGTATGTGCTTCTGTGTTTGTGGTCTTCACTCATTTCCCATCTGCCTCAAGCACGAAGGTTCTACCATGGGTATTTGCTCTTCTTGTGGCTCTCTTTCCTGTGACATATCTTTTGGAGGGACAAGTGAGGATCAAAAACATCCTAGGAGATGGTGGATTTGGAGACATGGGAGAGGAAGAGAAGAAGCTCACAACTCTGCTGGCTGTTGAGGGGGCAAGGACATCTCTTCTTGGTCTATATGCAGCTATCTTTATGCTTATAGCTCTGGAGATAAAGTTCGAACTTGCCTCACTTATACGAGAAAAGGCTCTTGAAAGGGGTGGAGTTAGACATAATCAATCTGGTCAAAGCAGCTCCTCTACTTTTCCCCCAAGAATGAGATTCATGCAACAGCGTCGGTCTTCTACTGTAGCAAGCTTCACAATTAAGAGGATGGCAGCTGAGGGAGCCTGGATGCCGGCTGTTGGTAATGTAGCTACTGTGATGTGCTTTGCCATATGCCTTATCTTGAATGTCAACCTCACAGGTGGATCCAATCGTGCAATATTCTTTCTGGCACCTATTTTGCTTCTTCTCAACCAGGACTCCGATTTTGTTGCTGGATTTGGGGACAAGCAAAGATATTTCCCTGTTACGGTAGTCATATCAGCTTACCTGGTTGTTACAGCTCTGTACAGCATATGGGAAGATGTCTGGCATGGGAATGCAGGGTGGGGCCTCCAAATTGGTGGGCCAGATTGGTTGTTTGCGGTAAAGAATTTGGCCCTCCTTGTTCTTACATTCCCCAGCCATATCCTTTTCAACAGATTTGTGTGGAGTTATAAGAAGCAGTCAGATTGGATGGCATTGATCACGTTGCCCCTTAATCTGCCATCTGTTATAATTACAGATGTGCTTAAGATTAGGATTTTGGGACTTTTAGGAATTATTTATTCCCTGGCCCAGACTCTAATCTCTAGACAACAATTTATCTCTGGATTGAAGTATATTTAG